The following coding sequences lie in one Plasmodium berghei ANKA genome assembly, chromosome: 7 genomic window:
- a CDS encoding vacuolar protein sorting-associated protein 9, putative, translated as MNENPKNVNNFMLGNEWNGFSFKDKEKKCLNENHVNPSQINEMDFFFENYNNKNNANILQFSNKCTSNSINGENEIHKKHNINRNNDTNFNKYLTNNVNNSLWGEFNESYNVIKNKKERNKTPIKKEVQNTGKLISSMNEISNTFDVQPNEEKLNHDSTFDLWEKFTEYELTGNDSSYDKKKKKKNDDYIIHTGKGSLSNSNIYKKGGNDNENDNKNKNENKNENKNENKNENKNDNGNESDNGNESDNGICVASKHNRNVVKGDGQIKNLIEYHKKCEKPSTSTKIDSFYEGEFTTSLKNGNKLYDDINLTSEHDIQIDYYSDKSISQCKVVNNKINIKKKNDILLEKDYEKNIYKKNKDLFINSNDSNHNNSLSDSKHSISSFQINNNAIKKKSEFENNSYTSRYRYIDNDNNNNVDDIKKKTKEKISKKMISTQELINSCKDCTNSVDNFVDEQSKDEIQLKTEIKKKKIIKPINNQNISQSFTSVIDDSENTYYDNTKFSEQSSSNLLKLDESSEFFCNSNMMDDEKKKKIKTNKRSKDEKNLKKKKIEDMDNNSKKEIEIDKSEISKQAEQNYTFESIKTNNSSKFFDEIKEYLNNKNTKETINVEKKTNYNFNAFGDLNENFKLKNKTSEIKKKQTIRTNSNNTIFSDKEKVRNNSDSIKKLSKVADVMEKSELKIKLNKTKMKGENMCEKKRTIKQKGNESIRMDKDKKKITENVKKVSESKFCNSNSIMNSNFSNYSNLKKKKEISDKTNVLHLTQNLSRINTKLIEENNNKSYDEKEIYTDRIVYDKGNKIIQKENIKKNDDIKNVIQKDIPADEDETTINYNDDENETVNSNKIIAKKKANFSIDANETYGQDIEFEENEVEMKKETRENANVQNGYQNEARNESFVIQKGRKFKNMFISFIKREGYKKDEENEQVDENKIITKKEFIKWNEMNLSIYNENANNENTVPSLNEFEIKSKSTNNELNDTNSKKTIEEYKNDLNNDKGKESVSNKLEQNKKSINNVLEEKKNNENNKVFNNDTISENNSNSKKKANTIYNNFLESLKHPSCKTVVDKVKNFIMNFPQNSNRGESANKIHTFINETQPILLKSSIYKNLNSDQINIIIQGFEKFIIQKLYFYLYRMDPDDKDHDEQVYTKINCLQWIELKHLEISENIDLNRLKLAQSELLKIQKMKAPYDKIIMILNCCRIVTSILYEAKKNLRKKKKKNDKKSKIIKEDNKLIANGSTFFEGSFSLNDDIKQVRGNSQVIHSMSLNNIKDKFSTSLFGFNEKKNGSSFESESWNVGKKDEDDDENEDEDEDENEDEEDDELLPCADEVLPLLIYVIIKTNPPELISNIAFIQNFRHPNHFVSEEAYSFTQFCSGVEFIKELGKTTFLNISEKEYKEKVNKAEKFYLNEVKESNKKLQETAGKLNDFIKLSNEKKINNNIISKIESIKLKFENVENLNLLTISDLSSLFDEYKILVELKNTILKDLQNHA; from the coding sequence ATGAATGAAAATCCCAAAAATGTCAATAACTTTATGCTTGGAAATGAATGGAATGGATTTAGCTTTaaagataaagaaaaaaaatgcttaAATGAAAATCATGTTAATCCCAGccaaataaatgaaatggattttttctttgaaaattacaataataaaaataatgctAATATTTTGCAATTTTCGAATAAATGCACTTCAAATAGTATAAATGGGGAAAATGAAATACacaaaaaacataatataaatagaaataatgacacaaattttaataaatatttgacAAATAATGTTAACAATTCTCTATGGGGCGAATTTAACGAAAGTTATAATgtcattaaaaataaaaaggaaagaaataaaacaccaataaaaaaagaagttCAAAACACAGGCAAACTAATTTCAAGTATGAATGAAATTAGTAATACTTTTGATGTACAAccaaatgaagaaaaattaaatcatGATTCTACCTTTGATTTATGGGAAAAGTTTACAGAATATGAACTTACGGGAAATGATTCATCTtatgacaaaaaaaaaaaaaaaaaaaatgatgattatataattcaCACTGGAAAAGGATCTCTAAGTAattctaatatatataagaaagGTGGtaatgataatgaaaatgataataaaaataaaaatgaaaataaaaatgaaaataaaaatgaaaataaaaatgaaaataaaaatgataatggAAATGAAAGTGATAATGGAAATGAAAGTGATAATGGAATTTGTGTGGCATCAAAGCATAATCGAAATGTAGTTAAGGGGGATggacaaataaaaaatttaattgagtatcataaaaaatgtgaaaaacCCAGTACATCAACAAAGATTGATTCATTTTATGAAGGAGAATTTACAACaagtttaaaaaatggaaataaattatatgatgATATCAATTTAACTTCTGAACATGACATACAAATTGATTATTATTCCGATAAAAGTATTTCACAATGTAAAGtagtaaataataaaataaacataaaaaaaaaaaatgacatATTATTGGAAAAAGactatgaaaaaaatatttataaaaaaaataaagactTATTTATCAATAGTAATGATAGTAACCATAATAACAGTTTATCGGATTCGAAACATTCTATTAGCAGTtttcaaattaataataatgcgataaaaaaaaaatccgAATTCGAAAATAACAGTTATACTAGCAGATATCGTTATATTGACAacgataataataataatgtagatgatattaaaaaaaaaacaaaagaaaagatttcgaaaaaaatgatttcaACTCaagaattaataaatagtTGTAAAGATTGTACTAATAGTGTGGATAATTTCGTAGATGAACAAAGTAAAGACGAAatacaattaaaaacagagataaaaaaaaagaaaataataaaacctATAAATAACCAAAATATATCACAATCATTTACTAGTGTAATAGATGATTCTGAAAACAcatattatgataatacaaaattttCTGAACAAAGTAGTAGTAATTTGTTAAAGCTAGATGAAAGTTcagaatttttttgtaattctAATATGATggatgatgaaaaaaaaaaaaagataaaaactaataaaagaagcaaagatgaaaaaaatttaaaaaaaaaaaaaatagaagatatggataataatagtaaaaaagaaatagaaaTAGATAAATCAGAGATATCAAAACAAGCAgaacaaaattatacatttgAATCTATAAAAACGAACAATAGTAGTAAATTCTTTGATGAAATtaaagaatatttaaataataaaaacacaaaagaaacaataaatgtagaaaaaaaaacgaactataattttaatgcATTTGGTGAtctaaatgaaaattttaaattaaaaaataaaacatcagaaataaaaaaaaaacaaactaTTCGAActaatagtaataatacaatatttAGTGACAAAGAAAAGGTTCGAAATAATTCAGATTcaataaagaaattatcAAAAGTTGCAGATGTAATGGAAAAATcagaattaaaaataaaattaaacaaaacaaaaatgaaGGGAGAAAACAtgtgtgaaaaaaaacgaacCATAAAACAAAAGGGAAATGAAAGTATTAGAATGgataaagataaaaaaaaaataactgaaaatgtaaaaaaagttaGTGAATCAAAATTTTGCAATAGCAATAGTATAATGAATAGCAACTTTAGTAATTATTCgaatctaaaaaaaaaaaaagaaatttcTGATAAAACAAATGTTTTACATTTAACTCAAAATTTGTCTagaataaatacaaaattaatagaagaaaataacaataaatcTTATGacgaaaaagaaatatatactgATAGGATAGTATATGATAAaggtaataaaataatccaaaaagaaaatataaaaaaaaatgatgatattaaaaatgttatacaGAAAGATATACCAGCAGATGAAGATGAAACTACAATTAATTACAAtgatgatgaaaatgaaactGTAAATTcgaataaaattattgcaaaaaaaaaagcaaattTTTCTATAGATGCAAATGAAACATATGGTCAAGATATTGAATTTGAGGAGAATGAAGtagaaatgaaaaaagaaactCGGGAAAATGCAAATGTTCAAAATGGATATCAAAACGAAGCTCGAAATGAATCATTTGTTATCCAAAAAGGgagaaaatttaaaaatatgtttatttcatttattaaaagagaaggttataaaaaagatgaagaaaatgaacaagttgatgaaaataaaattataacaaaaaaggaatttataaaatggaATGAAATGAATTTAAGCATATATAACGAAAATGCGAACAATGAAAATACGGTGCCAAGTTTGAATGaatttgaaataaaaagcaAATCAACCAATAACGAATTGAATGATACAAATTCAAAGAAAACTAttgaagaatataaaaatgatttaaataatgacAAAGGTAAAGAAAGTGTTTCAAATAAGTTAgagcaaaataaaaagagtATAAACAATGTATTagaagaaaagaaaaacaatgaaaataacaaaGTATTTAATAACGATACAATAtctgaaaataattcaaattccaaaaaaaaagcaaatactatttataacaattttttagaaAGTTTAAAGCATCCATCCTGTAAAACAGTGGTAGACAAAgtcaaaaattttattatgaatTTTCCACAAAATTCAAATAGAGGAGAATCagcaaataaaattcataCATTCATAAATGAAACTCAacctattttattaaaatctagtatatataaaaatttaaactctgatcaaataaatattattattcagggatttgaaaaatttataatacaaaaattatatttttatttatatcgtATGGATCCAGATGATAAAGATCATGATGAACAagtttatacaaaaataaattgcCTTCAATGGATTGAGTTAAAACATTTGGAAATTTCAGAAAATATAGATTTGAATCGTTTGAAATTAGCACAAAGTgaacttttaaaaatacaaaaaatgaaagcaccctatgataaaataattatgatacTAAATTGTTGTCGTATTGTTACAtctattttatatgaagcaaaaaaaaatcttagaaaaaaaaaaaaaaaaaatgataaaaaatcgAAGATTATAAAAGAAGATAATAAACTTATAGCAAATGGGTCTACTTTTTTTGAAGGTagtttttcattaaatgaTGATATTAAACAAGTTAGAGGAAATAGTCAAGTTATACATTCAATGagtttaaataatatcaaaGATAAATTTTCGACAAGTTTGTTTGGGTtcaatgaaaaaaaaaatggcaGTAGTTTTGAAAGCGAAAGTTGGAATGTTGGTAAAAAAGATGAAGATGAcgatgaaaatgaagatgaagatgaagatgaaaatgaagatgAAGAAGATGATGAGCTGTTGCCATGTGCAGATGAAGTTCTTCCTTTACTTATATACGTGATAATTAAAACAAACCCACCCGAATTAATTTCTAATATTGCatttattcaaaattttcGACATCCAAATCATTTTGTTTCAGAAGAAGCTTATTCTTTTACACAGTTTTGTAGTGGTGTTGAATTTATTAAAGAACTTGGTAAAactacatttttaaatatttctgaaaaagaatataaagaaaaagttaataaagcagaaaaattttatttaaatgaagTCAAAGAAAGTAATAAGAAGTTACAAGAAACGGCTGGTAAATTAAATGactttataaaattgtcaaacgaaaaaaaaataaataataatattattagtaaAATAGAATCGATTAAATTAAAGTTTGAAAATGTAGAAAATTTAAACTTACTTACTATTTCAGATTTATCATCACTTTttgatgaatataaaattcttgtggaattaaaaaacactattttaaaagatCTACAAAATCATGCTTAg
- a CDS encoding eukaryotic translation initiation factor 3 subunit G, putative yields MIQTEKKNWVDIDVDDDESLNDNENKKKWEDIDADDDLESNKKLSYFTNYENGVKVVTKYSENLKKQTVKVTKKIKEVIIKKRLNKEIENRLKLKNFNVDAFSSVIVEPTDVVNIEPPKNNLLDFLKDTEYDYLFAEQTDKTAKDLKNRFKMFKDEEAEEAKPDDANKVGAKRDMMYYRSHDTQNKECTIRVTNLSEDVNESELSNLFGRVGQISRMFLAKHKETQNSKGFAFITYSKREEAKRAIEKLNRHGFENLLLSVEWAKPSNR; encoded by the exons ATGATACAAACAg aaaaaaaaaactggGTTGATATTGACGTCGATGATGATGAATCATTGAATGACAATGAAAACA aaaaaaaatgggaaGATATAGACGCAGATGATGACTTAGAGAGCAACAAAAAGTTATCTTATTTTACTAACTATGAAAATGGAGTTAAAGTTGTTACCAAATATtctgaaaatttaaaaaaacaaacagTAAAG gttacaaaaaaaattaaagaagtaataataaaaaaacgcCTTAACAAGGAAATAGAGAATCGtcttaaattaaaaaattttaatgtCGACGCT TTTAGCTCGGTTATTGTTGAACCAACTGATGTTGTAAATATCGAACctccaaaaaataatttgctAGATTTTCTTAAAGATACAGAATATGACTATTTATTTGCTGAACAAACAGATAAAACAGCAAAAGATTTGAAAAATAGATTCAAAATGTTTAAAGATGAAGAAGCAGag GAGGCTAAACCAGATGATGCTAATAAAGTTGGAGCCAAGAGAGACATGATGTATTATCGTTCACAT GATACTCAAAATAAAGAATGCACTATTCGTGTAACGAATCTAAGCGAAGATGTTAat GAAAGTGAATTATCCAACTTATTTGGACGTGTCGGTCAAATATCTCGAATGTTTTTAGCTAAACACAA gGAAACACAAAATTCCAAGGGTTTTGCTTTTATAACATATTCCAAGAGAGAAGAAGCAAAAAGAGCTATAGAAAAGTTAAATAGACATGGATTTGAAAATCTCCTCTTAAgt gtGGAATGGGCCAAACCATCAAACAGATAA
- a CDS encoding ubiquitin, putative, translating into MIFRFNLIWVGVILWYIFFVYMCNCIKLNNYNNKLIIHKLLNISTNVVSRQINKNNNGNEIKNKKNIFGINNLNKCNIMVSCYDKAGVFDQNFFLLIGEKNNIKFVKEQIENIHGIPTNFQEIFYENKILDDNITIKSLIKGKNIKLLNFRLISILPHFFNEKPDEIDKKDINMEKENKKIKILKEKLKYYGCITLFNEYKKLLEKLKNNIIKEDIDIVESFKSFDREFERLLNNNNISLEKIKKEIQDLKYFDKKKLLLRLEVDYPHMDNLLLIRIKELIKFYYLGDIQSVIKFSLFFFILFKYANYPKKMKNIFLYLSLLFLLAPCKPIYKFSHFLFFLIPTNFLYSGFTNILSASYQQILMCQ; encoded by the exons ATGATTTTTCGATTTAATTTAATCTGGGTTGGCGTTATTTTatggtatattttttttgtatatatgtgcaattgtataaaattaaataactataataataaactGATAATCCATAAATTGCTGAACATATCTACAAATGTAGTATCGagacaaataaataaaaataataatggaaatgaaataaaaaacaagaaaaatatatttggaATAAACAATTTGAATAAATGTAATATAATGGTTAGTTGTTATGATAAAGCTGGTGTTTTtgatcaaaatttttttttattaataggagagaaaaataatattaaatttgtgAAAGAACAGattgaaaatatacatgGAATACCAACAAATTTtcaagaaatattttatgaaaacaaaatattagatgataatataacaataaaaagcttaataaaaggaaaaaacaTTAAGTTATTAAATTTTCGTCTAATTTCAATTTTACCTCATTTTTTCAATGAAAAACCTGATGAAATAGAcaaaaaagatataaatatggaaaaagaaaataaaaaaataaaaattttaaaagaaaaattaaaatattatggatgtataacattatttaatgaatataaaaaattgttagaAAAActcaaaaataatattataaaagaaGATATTGATATTGTAGAATCTTTTAAATCTTTTGACAGAGAATTTGAGCGTttgttaaataataataatataagtttggaaaaaataaaaaaagaaatacaggatttaaaatattttgataaaaaaaaattattattaagaTTGGAAGTAGATTATCCACATATggataatttattattaatcaGAATAAAAGAGTtgattaaattttattatttaggAGATATACAATCTGTAATTAAgttttcactttttttttttattttatttaaatatgctAATTATcccaaaaaaatgaaaaacatatttttatacttgtctttactatttttattggcTCCTTGTAAACCAATATATAAGTTTTcccattttcttttttttttaattcctACAAATTTCTTATATTCAG gatttacaaatatattatctgCATCCTACCAGCAAATATTAATGTGTCAATAA